The window TTAGTATCTGCTCCTTAAACTCATGTGAATATGCATTACCTTTCATTTGAATATGCCCCCTTAAGCTTCTGATTTTATTCTAGCTAATGGTTCGTATTTTGTCCAAACTAATTAGGGGGCTTAGGAGTTATCCTGTTTATTCCCTTTTCCGCATCCAGCGGGTAATTTCATCTATTAGCCTCCAATAGGTCAGAGAAAAACAAACCTTCGGTAATTTTTACAAAAGTAGTTCCGTTATCACCTTTAATGGTATAGGCCTTGCCCCCCCAAAATACGGTATCTTTATTAGCAGAAACACTTATCTTCTTTCCGTTTTTTAAATAATATGTAATCGTTATATGCGGAGGTTCTTGCTTAGGTGTACCTAACTGATAGTTTAAGAAATTGGCCATATTAACGGCTCTCTCAATATCTTCACCTGCTTTGAATGTCCGTACTTCATCAGTTAGATTAGTATCGGATATTTCAACATAAGAAACATCCTCCTTTTCAGGAAGACCAATCAAAGGAATGCCATGCAGCCAAAAATAACCTATAGTAACCAATAGCATGGACAAAATTACCGAGAAAATATAACGCATAAATGTTTTTTTCATGTTTTCACGTCCTTTACATCATTACAATATCATAAAATCGGTTGATTGCCCGGTTTGGCCTCGGGGAATTAAAAACCTTGAAGTCAGGATACAAGACTACCATCTCCCCCGGCAAATAAGTCTTTCCAGGACTGCAACAACTATCGTAGTAATTACATTTACGATTATTACTATAAACAATAATTTTTTTCTATTTTTGCTGCGGTTTTTTAATAGCAAATATACCAGGGGCACTTCTATACACAAAGTTAACATTAAATAAACAAGCCTTATTGCATAGTTAGGCCCGCTGTTGAATGATCTTTCCCACGCATAATCCCAGCCTGAACAATAAAACCTATTTAAACGGTAGGTACTATAAATATATGGTGCTACAAACGAAGCAATATTTGCAAATGTAACAATAACAAATGCTCTTACTTTTTCCTCAACTTTTCCATATACAATTACTCCCCAGGTCTCAATAGCAAGAGTCAGTATTATTGCAAGAGGTAAAACTTTCATAGGGATTACTGTTACCCAGTGCCACGATGAATTTGCCAAAGTTCGCATAGGATACATGATAAATAGTAAAATACTTCCTAATAAAGTCCGTCTTACAAGTTGATAATTTCCTATACCTTTCACTATATCCCCTTCCTTTTATTGTTATAAACTACATAACACCAGATACAGATTTTAATATCTCCAAAATTCTTATTTATTGATGGTATTTTAATATCTAAATTATCAGAACTACTATACCCATACTATATGCTTGGTAATCTGCGTATAAACTCATCTTCAAATTCCCTGGCAATTTCCTTAAGAAAGTTATTAAGTTGTTGAATTAACTCATCTTTCATAATTGATAAGCCTCACTTTATAATTTCAAAAATATCTTGCCTTAATGAAAAATGCTCACCATTTTCTTCCATTCTAAAGCCTTTTTATGGCTTTTTGAACAATCCATGTAATATTGCGCCTTAAGCATACCCCTATAAAATATATAGTGAGATGAATTTTCCCAAGTATTATCTTCTCTTAATAATATAACATATCCCTACCAGCATTACTTGTTAAAATAAAAATACATGAATTTCATTTTACTCATCTTCCTTTTTTTGGCTTAATAAACAATTAATTCTTTTGTAATAGTATGTTCAGACTTTTGCCACAGTTTGTACAAATTTTGCTTGTACACTATATATGAAAAGGGCGCCTCCCCTATTATATAAGGAAATAACCCTGTTTAAGGGGTTATTTGTGTTTTTTGATTAAATTTCTGCGGATAATCCAGGTCCCCTAGTTTTATATTTAAAGAATATCTATCTCATAGTAACTCTACCCGCATAGAATCCTCCTAAAAATATTGTGGTAATTAAAATAAAATGTATAATAAAGAATCCAATTTTTCCATATTTAAATACTTCTGGATTAATTGGTTTTCTATATTGTTCAGACACTATCAGCCCTCCTACCCACTCAAATATCAGGAAGAATATCCACCACCATGTATATGAATCCCAAAAATCCCAATATAAATCATACCTGATAAGTTGAGTTTTATTATGTGCCCATGTCTCTGCAACCATTCCTAAATGGACTATTACCCAATAAACCGGAATCTTCAATGCCCATAGTTTAGGACTATATCTTACTCCCAATAACACATATGCCGGAAATATTGTTAAAATACAATAAAATGGAAATCTTAAGAAATTAGGAAATAATCTATAAGGGAATGAGTATAAACCTGTAATGATGAAGATATAACATATTATTGAACCTACCACTCCACTTAATAAAAACAATAACCCATATTGCTTCCAATTTATTTTAATAATAATTATTGCTACGATAAGTGAAGTGACTGTAAATGCAATAGATATATAAGTTTCAATATTCCAGTTAAAATTCATGGTATTTCCCCCATAATATCAATTATAAGCTGCATATGATTATAGTATAGACAACCGCACATTCTATTATTTAAAATCTATTATTTAAAATAATTTTAAAACATAAAAAGCCCAGATATGTTTAATAATAAGAATTAAAAAAGCCATACAAATGGCCTTTACGGATTTATCAAGGACACCTTGATAATACTCCTCCTGAGATAAATAATGGATACTCCCGTGGATTCTCCTGCCGTTGTAGAATCTTACGAATTTGGCTACAGTCTCATATGCTTCAGCATATGTTCTGAATTCATAAAGAGAGAAGCATTCACTTTCCAGAATACTGTGGTATGATTCTATATAGGCATTCATATTGGGACTTTTAAAGGGTATCCTTTCTAACAAATAATAATAAATGACATGAAGAAAACACAAGATTACTCTCTACATGCTTTTGAAGTTATTTTTATTGGGCGACTTTAATAAAAACTATAGGTTATTATCTGTTTTAAAAGATAAACCTGCACTTTTCATAAAAATTGTTTGTTTTTTATTATTTTTTCCCTTATTCCCAATTCCATTATCCTATCTTTGTTTGCAGGTTTTAAAGTCCTTCCCTCACTATCACCTCCCCCAATCCCTTCATCCATCTGCCTTTGACCACCCTTTTCCCATGCCCCCAATTTCTCCTATGATAATAAGGTCCTTCACTAAAACCCACCTTTTCCTTAACTTTACGGCCCTATTTCCTGGACAAAAATAATAATAAAGTCGTTCACGCATCTTGCACTTTTCTTGCAAAATCTCACTCTTTTACATCCCTATTTTTTTCAATCTTTTAAGTGCGGTGCAGTAGGTTCATGGATAACGGGTTAAGGCAAATGCCTGTAAGCCCTTGTTTACTCAATCCTTTTCTCAATCTTTCCCCTCTCTTTTTCTCAATCGCTCTCCCTTGAACCAAATACCATGACCCTGAAAGCCACCTCAAAAAACAGCAAAAGCATGAAAGATTCAGCCAGGTGGCTTTCAAACTCTCATGCTTTCAGTGAATAACTTTATTATTTAACGAGTTATGTCGGTTAACAACCTATTTATCCTTATTTAAGGGATTCTTCAATGGATACGGCTACCGCAACGGTTGCACCTACCATGGGATTGTTGCCCATCCCAATCAGGCCCATCATTTCTACATGGGCGGGAACTGATGAAGATCCTGCAAACTGGGCATCGCCATGCATTCTCCCCATGGTGTCTGTCATGCCGTAGGATGCAGGCCCTGCTGCCATGTTGTCGGGATGAAGCGTTCTTCCCGTACCGCCTCCGGATGCCACGGAGAAGTATTTCTTTCCGTTTTCATATGCCCATTTTTTATAGGTACCTGCAACAGGGTGCTGAAAGCGGGTGGGATTGGTGGAGTTTCCTGTGATGGATACGTCAACACCTTCCTTAACCATGATAGCTACGCCTTCATTGACATCATCTGCACCGTAAACTCTTACCTTAGACTTATCTCCCTTTGAAAATGCTCTTTCCTCAGTAACTTTGAGTTCACCTGTGTAATAGTCGTATTCAGTCTTTATGTAAGTAAATCCGTTTACTCTGGAAATTATATAGGCTGCATCTTTTCCAAGGCCATTCAATATTACTCTTAAAGGCTCTTTTC is drawn from Oxobacter pfennigii and contains these coding sequences:
- a CDS encoding CBO0543 family protein, which gives rise to MNFNWNIETYISIAFTVTSLIVAIIIIKINWKQYGLLFLLSGVVGSIICYIFIITGLYSFPYRLFPNFLRFPFYCILTIFPAYVLLGVRYSPKLWALKIPVYWVIVHLGMVAETWAHNKTQLIRYDLYWDFWDSYTWWWIFFLIFEWVGGLIVSEQYRKPINPEVFKYGKIGFFIIHFILITTIFLGGFYAGRVTMR
- a CDS encoding integrase core domain-containing protein, which gives rise to MCFLHVIYYYLLERIPFKSPNMNAYIESYHSILESECFSLYEFRTYAEAYETVAKFVRFYNGRRIHGSIHYLSQEEYYQGVLDKSVKAICMAFLILIIKHIWAFYVLKLF
- a CDS encoding GGGtGRT protein, whose amino-acid sequence is MIRFEGYERRIDGIDKCLKDYGFDSLEQVKDMLLAKNIDVEKTVKGVQPIAFENAVWAYILGAGIALKKGVKNAAEAAEAIGIGLQAFCIPGSVADSRKVGLGHGNLGAMLLREETKCFCFLAGHESFAAAEGAIGIAKTANKVRKEPLRVILNGLGKDAAYIISRVNGFTYIKTEYDYYTGELKVTEERAFSKGDKSKVRVYGADDVNEGVAIMVKEGVDVSITGNSTNPTRFQHPVAGTYKKWAYENGKKYFSVASGGGTGRTLHPDNMAAGPASYGMTDTMGRMHGDAQFAGSSSVPAHVEMMGLIGMGNNPMVGATVAVAVSIEESLK